One Thalassotalea hakodatensis DNA segment encodes these proteins:
- a CDS encoding saccharopine dehydrogenase family protein, which produces MKSTIHWLGVGLSATPGIKYLSNSSHNLVVWNRRTDKAQTMLDEANIQCELKQLDWSVLAENVKSGDILVSMLPANMHVEVAQLCLDKSAHFVSSSYIAPEMRALDQQAKAKGLTFINEIGLDPGIDHLFAHLLVARFKESEACNAESKLYFRSYCGGFPKTPNDFKYKFSWSPLGVLKALTSPAKWLENGVENNSKGPWEALKDIHISAVNETFQAYPNRDSIPFVKQYEFEPEWQVEEFVRGTLRLNGWSQAWQYLFDQVGDLQGEAGLAKMEAISKDLEDKYSYEEGEPDRVVMSVELEAKQADNTVWHQRYYMDAAGNNEGQAMARLVSITVALGIEAVINGDIPAGVHAAPSQPDIAQQWLDKLSKLGQSVHIEQLV; this is translated from the coding sequence ATGAAATCAACCATTCATTGGCTTGGCGTTGGGCTATCTGCCACGCCAGGGATCAAATACCTATCAAATTCATCACATAACCTAGTGGTATGGAATCGTCGTACTGATAAAGCGCAAACCATGCTAGATGAGGCAAATATTCAATGTGAATTAAAGCAGTTAGATTGGTCTGTTTTAGCTGAAAATGTTAAATCAGGAGATATTTTAGTCTCGATGTTACCGGCTAATATGCATGTTGAAGTGGCACAGCTTTGTTTAGATAAATCAGCGCACTTTGTTTCAAGCAGCTATATTGCGCCTGAAATGAGAGCGCTTGATCAACAAGCAAAAGCGAAAGGCTTAACCTTTATCAATGAAATTGGTTTAGATCCAGGCATTGATCACTTATTCGCACATTTATTAGTGGCACGCTTCAAAGAAAGTGAAGCGTGTAATGCAGAATCAAAATTGTATTTTCGCTCATATTGTGGCGGCTTTCCAAAAACGCCGAATGACTTTAAGTATAAATTCAGCTGGTCACCGTTAGGGGTACTTAAAGCATTAACCTCGCCTGCTAAGTGGTTAGAAAATGGCGTAGAAAACAACTCGAAAGGTCCGTGGGAAGCGTTAAAAGATATTCATATCAGCGCTGTTAATGAAACATTTCAAGCGTATCCAAACCGCGATTCTATTCCTTTTGTTAAGCAATATGAATTTGAACCTGAGTGGCAAGTTGAAGAGTTTGTTCGTGGCACGTTACGATTAAATGGTTGGTCACAAGCGTGGCAATATTTATTTGATCAAGTAGGCGACCTACAGGGCGAAGCTGGTTTAGCAAAAATGGAAGCCATTAGTAAAGACTTAGAAGACAAGTATAGCTATGAAGAAGGTGAACCTGACCGTGTTGTTATGTCTGTTGAGTTAGAAGCAAAACAAGCAGATAACACCGTTTGGCACCAACGTTACTATATGGACGCTGCAGGTAATAATGAAGGACAAGCAATGGCACGTTTAGTGTCAATTACCGTGGCATTGGGTATTGAAGCGGTGATCAATGGCGATATTCCTGCAGGTGTTCATGCTGCACCTAGTCAGCCTGATATTGCACAACAATGGTTAGATAAACTCTCTAAACTTGGCCAATCGGTACACATTGAACAACTTGTTTAA
- a CDS encoding aminotransferase class III-fold pyridoxal phosphate-dependent enzyme gives MNSVTPTFSIETLITLLQHHYQLDGELTALASYCDQNLLLVTGEQRYVVKVASSAEKKIELMMQNEAMTHLSAHELPVPQMVKNQDNQQITEIVDTQQNTFYLRVLTYLPGDFYAQANQQNMSSGLWQDLGRFMAKVANTLHDFKHQGAYRYFDWDLAHGYAICQDKKQYLTQEQKPQVDYFLAMYQAHVAPNLAKLPCSVIHNDANDHNLLVDQPHTPRKITGLIDFGDMVFSQTINELAITAAYAMMEQADPLATLASTVAGFHELYTISDDEFDALPYLIALRLCTSVCNAAKAINEQPDNEYLLVSVKPAWQLLALLKKVNFYAIACQLKVACGINPDQGKTKAQIKTFREKHLGKTLSLSFKEPLKIVRGQGAYLYDEQGNRYLDMVNNVCHVGHCHPKVVAAGQAQMAKLNTNTRFLHDNLVNYAEKLLATMPEPLSVCMFVNSGSEANELAFRLAKNYTGSTELLTVEGAYHGNTNACINASPYKFDGPGGEGAKDYVHKVMLPDPYRGKYQGNTAASANAYAEDVQRAIDELAEQGKKPGMFICESLQGVAGQIIMPDGYLQAVYTKVHDAGGVCIADEVQVGFGRVGSHMWAFETQEVVPDIVTLGKPIGNGHPMAAVITTQAIAEAFVTGMEYFNTFGGNPVSCAIGAAVLDVIKEEQLMENAQQTGDYLQNELCKLQQQFDVIGDVRGLGLFIGVELVENRISKAPATELTALLVEFMKTQHIILSTEGPFYNILKIKPPIVFNEQDADMFINALTKGLQTLGCD, from the coding sequence ATGAATTCAGTCACACCAACATTTTCTATTGAAACACTAATAACGTTATTACAACATCATTATCAATTAGATGGCGAATTAACAGCACTGGCAAGTTATTGTGATCAAAATTTACTTTTGGTGACAGGTGAACAACGCTATGTTGTTAAAGTAGCTTCTAGTGCCGAAAAGAAAATTGAATTGATGATGCAAAATGAAGCCATGACGCATTTATCAGCCCATGAGTTACCTGTGCCTCAAATGGTAAAAAACCAAGATAACCAGCAGATCACTGAAATAGTCGATACTCAGCAGAACACCTTTTATTTACGGGTATTAACGTATTTACCGGGTGATTTTTATGCGCAAGCGAATCAACAAAACATGTCTTCAGGTTTGTGGCAAGATCTTGGTCGATTTATGGCCAAGGTGGCAAACACCTTACACGACTTTAAGCACCAAGGTGCGTATCGCTATTTTGATTGGGATTTAGCGCACGGCTATGCTATTTGCCAAGATAAAAAACAATACCTAACCCAAGAGCAAAAACCACAAGTTGATTATTTTTTAGCAATGTATCAAGCCCATGTGGCCCCCAACTTAGCAAAACTACCTTGTAGTGTTATTCATAATGATGCCAATGATCATAATTTGCTTGTTGATCAACCCCATACGCCAAGAAAAATTACGGGTTTGATAGATTTTGGCGATATGGTATTTAGTCAAACGATTAATGAATTAGCGATTACGGCTGCTTATGCCATGATGGAGCAAGCAGATCCTCTAGCCACGTTAGCCAGTACAGTTGCTGGTTTTCATGAGCTATATACGATCAGTGACGATGAATTTGATGCGTTACCTTATTTAATTGCGTTAAGACTTTGTACCAGTGTGTGTAACGCCGCTAAAGCAATCAATGAGCAGCCAGATAATGAATACTTGTTAGTTTCAGTTAAGCCGGCATGGCAATTACTCGCTTTGCTTAAAAAAGTGAATTTTTATGCCATTGCTTGCCAATTAAAAGTTGCGTGTGGTATTAACCCTGACCAAGGAAAAACTAAGGCTCAGATCAAAACATTTCGTGAAAAGCATTTAGGAAAAACCTTAAGCCTAAGCTTTAAAGAACCATTAAAAATTGTACGCGGCCAAGGTGCCTATCTTTATGATGAGCAAGGAAACCGTTATTTAGATATGGTTAATAATGTGTGCCACGTCGGGCACTGCCACCCTAAAGTAGTGGCTGCTGGGCAAGCTCAGATGGCAAAACTAAACACTAATACTCGTTTTCTTCATGACAACTTAGTCAATTATGCTGAAAAATTACTCGCGACCATGCCAGAGCCGTTATCGGTTTGTATGTTTGTCAACAGTGGCAGTGAAGCTAATGAATTGGCTTTCCGTTTAGCGAAAAATTATACCGGTTCAACAGAGCTATTGACGGTTGAAGGTGCGTATCACGGCAATACCAATGCCTGTATTAATGCTAGCCCTTATAAATTTGATGGTCCTGGTGGTGAAGGGGCAAAAGATTATGTACATAAAGTGATGTTACCTGATCCTTATCGTGGCAAATACCAAGGAAATACCGCCGCCAGTGCTAATGCTTACGCCGAAGATGTGCAACGTGCGATAGATGAACTTGCTGAGCAAGGTAAAAAACCTGGAATGTTTATCTGCGAGTCGCTACAAGGGGTCGCGGGGCAGATCATTATGCCCGATGGCTACTTACAAGCGGTGTATACAAAAGTACACGATGCTGGCGGAGTTTGTATTGCTGATGAAGTACAGGTTGGATTCGGTCGGGTAGGAAGTCATATGTGGGCGTTTGAAACCCAAGAGGTGGTGCCAGATATTGTTACCTTAGGTAAGCCTATTGGTAATGGTCATCCGATGGCTGCGGTGATCACTACGCAAGCAATAGCCGAAGCCTTTGTTACAGGCATGGAATATTTCAACACCTTTGGTGGTAACCCTGTCTCTTGTGCAATAGGTGCCGCGGTGCTTGATGTCATCAAAGAAGAGCAACTGATGGAAAATGCGCAACAAACAGGCGATTACTTACAAAATGAATTATGTAAATTACAACAGCAATTTGATGTCATTGGTGATGTAAGAGGGTTAGGCTTGTTTATTGGCGTTGAACTGGTTGAAAACCGTATAAGTAAAGCACCTGCCACTGAACTTACTGCTCTATTAGTGGAGTTTATGAAAACCCAACACATCATTTTGAGTACTGAAGGACCATTTTATAATATCTTAAAAATTAAACCGCCTATCGTGTTCAATGAACAAGATGCAGATATGTTTATTAATGCATTGACTAAAGGCTTGCAAACACTTGGGTGTGATTAG
- a CDS encoding TonB-dependent receptor, translating to MKNGKPFKLSYLTSLLMLNLGVSGITWADANQAEEEQAEKDTEVITVTGIRGSLINSVGIKQDSGNVVDAISAEDIGKFPDQNVAESLQRITGVSIDRSGGEGQLITVRGMGPEFNSVLLNGRTLATTSGGRAFSFDILASELINGAEVHKTQSAALQEGAIGATVDISTVKPLDFPGFKAVGSVKGLYDDMTGKMSPQFSGLISSTFDDDKFGVLASFSHYKRESRYDEANTAYYYKTEDDLDGQNYGEIYFPQNYDQIAQTETRERNSGTLVLQYKPTKDVTVTADALYSDYNVQYRQDVFPMWFETGNVRNPVIDENNTLVKADFVDSFIETLVRQSDADNKLKAFGLNLDWQVTDNWGLTADINTSKAEHDPGKGWSDVVAGRPGEYNYDRTSGDLVPTMTFENFKDGDVLTAGWASLQGTRVEDEVLEAKIDNDVYVEMGPLVKIGFGLHYSDRTLGSTYAETENPLPWTYADNSSRIPLPADMLWTYNADGFLSGGSGNPTEFWPTLNSDDLFAFLGTDEAISQLDDPELVRAIFSRAGFGIVDDPTAYEVNEELKSLYTDFYFEGEVNEMPWSVIAGVRYVKTDSTSKGNQVALLDLIESNEKPGEVRAITSDDYVAVEVGHSYSNVLPSLNSKLEITDELIARFAWSKSLTRPELAEMSPLASYGDGPIDQLFGSGSNPKLNPFESTNLDLTLEWYYQEGSYAAIAAFTKDVDGYLGSGETEETVTVPSGTYTYKMSRPINEDNTKIDGYEVAVQHMFTSLPAPFDGLGVIANMTFVDSESTADEGAEKLPLIGLSDSQNLILFYEKDEIQFRIAYNNRDRFMQSKPQTWRDGHYVDDYKQVDISGSYDLNENLTVFFEGINITNELYIKNAEYANQTLTVTETGPRYSVGIRGKF from the coding sequence ATGAAAAACGGCAAGCCTTTTAAGCTCAGCTATTTAACGTCTTTACTTATGTTAAACCTTGGGGTATCAGGTATTACATGGGCAGATGCGAATCAAGCGGAAGAAGAACAAGCAGAAAAAGACACTGAAGTGATCACCGTGACAGGTATTCGCGGTAGTTTGATTAATTCAGTAGGTATTAAACAAGACTCTGGCAATGTAGTAGATGCGATATCCGCAGAAGATATTGGTAAGTTTCCAGATCAAAACGTTGCTGAATCATTACAGCGTATAACGGGTGTTTCAATTGATCGTAGTGGTGGTGAAGGGCAGCTTATTACTGTGCGTGGTATGGGGCCAGAATTCAACTCTGTATTATTAAATGGTCGTACCCTTGCAACAACAAGTGGTGGTAGAGCATTTAGTTTTGACATCTTAGCGTCTGAACTTATTAATGGTGCTGAAGTTCATAAAACGCAATCAGCAGCCCTACAAGAAGGTGCGATTGGTGCAACAGTAGATATCAGCACTGTTAAGCCGTTGGATTTCCCAGGATTTAAAGCCGTTGGCAGTGTCAAAGGCTTGTATGATGACATGACAGGTAAGATGAGCCCGCAATTTTCCGGCCTTATCAGCAGTACCTTTGATGATGATAAGTTTGGTGTACTGGCTTCCTTTTCACATTACAAACGTGAAAGTCGTTACGATGAGGCGAATACAGCTTATTATTACAAAACTGAAGACGATTTAGACGGTCAAAATTATGGCGAAATTTATTTCCCGCAAAACTATGATCAAATCGCACAAACAGAAACGCGTGAGCGTAACAGTGGCACATTAGTACTCCAATATAAGCCAACAAAAGATGTAACAGTAACCGCAGATGCACTGTATTCAGATTACAATGTGCAATACCGCCAAGATGTATTTCCAATGTGGTTTGAAACAGGCAACGTTAGAAACCCTGTTATTGATGAAAACAATACTTTAGTAAAAGCTGATTTTGTTGACAGTTTCATCGAAACCTTAGTTCGTCAATCAGATGCTGACAACAAGTTAAAAGCCTTTGGTTTAAACCTTGATTGGCAAGTAACTGATAACTGGGGTTTAACAGCAGATATTAATACTTCTAAAGCAGAGCATGATCCGGGTAAAGGTTGGTCAGATGTTGTTGCAGGTCGCCCTGGTGAATATAACTATGATCGTACCTCAGGTGATTTAGTACCTACCATGACGTTTGAAAATTTCAAAGATGGTGATGTACTAACCGCAGGTTGGGCGTCTTTACAAGGTACTCGTGTTGAAGATGAAGTACTTGAAGCGAAAATAGATAACGACGTATATGTTGAAATGGGCCCATTAGTAAAAATTGGTTTTGGCTTGCATTATTCAGATCGTACTTTAGGTTCTACCTACGCTGAAACAGAAAATCCACTGCCGTGGACGTATGCCGATAACAGCTCGCGTATTCCATTACCAGCAGATATGTTATGGACCTACAACGCCGATGGCTTTTTATCAGGAGGTTCAGGTAACCCAACTGAGTTCTGGCCAACGTTAAATTCAGATGATTTATTTGCCTTCTTAGGTACGGATGAAGCGATTTCACAGCTAGATGATCCTGAGTTAGTACGTGCAATTTTCTCTCGTGCTGGTTTTGGCATTGTTGATGACCCTACAGCGTATGAAGTCAATGAAGAGTTAAAATCTCTTTATACTGATTTCTATTTTGAAGGCGAAGTAAATGAAATGCCTTGGTCAGTAATTGCAGGCGTACGTTATGTAAAAACAGACAGTACATCGAAAGGTAATCAAGTAGCACTTTTAGATTTAATTGAATCTAATGAAAAACCAGGCGAAGTTCGCGCAATAACCTCAGATGATTATGTGGCTGTTGAAGTTGGTCACAGCTATAGCAATGTTTTACCTAGCTTGAACAGTAAGCTTGAAATTACCGATGAGCTTATAGCTCGATTTGCATGGTCTAAAAGTTTAACGCGTCCTGAATTGGCTGAAATGTCACCACTAGCAAGTTACGGCGATGGTCCTATTGATCAATTATTTGGCTCTGGCTCTAACCCAAAATTAAATCCATTTGAATCTACTAACCTAGATCTAACACTCGAATGGTACTACCAAGAAGGCAGCTATGCAGCAATTGCCGCCTTTACTAAAGATGTTGATGGTTATTTAGGCTCAGGCGAAACGGAAGAAACGGTAACAGTACCAAGTGGTACATATACCTATAAGATGTCGCGTCCAATCAATGAAGACAACACCAAAATTGATGGTTATGAAGTTGCGGTTCAGCACATGTTTACCAGTTTGCCTGCACCATTTGACGGGTTAGGCGTTATTGCAAACATGACGTTTGTTGACAGTGAATCTACTGCCGATGAAGGTGCAGAAAAGCTGCCATTAATTGGTTTAAGTGACTCGCAGAACTTGATTTTATTCTATGAAAAAGACGAGATTCAATTCCGTATTGCTTATAACAATCGCGATCGTTTCATGCAGTCTAAACCTCAAACATGGCGAGATGGCCACTATGTTGATGACTATAAACAAGTTGATATCAGTGGTAGTTACGACCTGAATGAAAACCTAACGGTATTTTTTGAAGGGATTAATATCACCAACGAGCTTTATATCAAAAATGCAGAATACGCTAACCAAACGTTAACGGTTACTGAAACTGGGCCTAGGTATTCGGTGGGTATTCGAGGCAAATTCTAA
- a CDS encoding saccharopine dehydrogenase, which yields MSQTHIWLRAETKPQEQRTALTPKGAKALIEAGFKVSVEQGSQNIFNIEQYRAMGCEIVAQGSWPQAPKSAFILGLKELPEDSFPLVHKHIYFAHAYKDQAGANDILSRFKQGEGALYDLEFLVDENQRRIAAFGYWAGFAGAALGVWAWANKQLGKTALSPVSSFPDQEKLLNEVSALLAQCANKPNVMVIGAKGRSGSGVLGLAKALQLSTIEWDMEETAVGGPFEQVNDADVLVNCVLVNQDLPPFVTLSSLDSAERNLSVICDVSCDPYGDYNPIRIYDHCTTFNNPTIEVLSPPNSLHLIAIDHLPSLLPKESSEDYGQQLVPYLASLHDLSLPVWQKALDIYHQKTTNL from the coding sequence ATGAGTCAAACGCATATTTGGTTACGTGCCGAAACAAAACCTCAGGAACAACGTACCGCGCTAACCCCTAAAGGTGCAAAAGCATTGATTGAAGCCGGCTTTAAAGTGTCGGTTGAACAGGGGTCACAAAACATTTTTAACATTGAACAATACCGAGCCATGGGGTGTGAAATTGTCGCACAAGGAAGCTGGCCACAGGCACCCAAAAGTGCTTTTATTCTAGGGTTAAAAGAATTACCTGAAGATAGTTTTCCATTGGTTCATAAACATATTTATTTCGCCCATGCTTATAAAGATCAAGCAGGTGCAAATGACATATTATCACGCTTTAAACAAGGTGAAGGTGCACTATACGATTTAGAATTTTTAGTCGATGAAAACCAACGCCGAATCGCCGCTTTTGGTTACTGGGCTGGCTTTGCTGGTGCAGCGCTTGGCGTATGGGCTTGGGCAAATAAACAACTTGGAAAAACAGCATTATCGCCTGTGAGCTCCTTTCCCGATCAAGAAAAGTTATTAAATGAAGTGTCGGCGTTGCTTGCACAATGTGCAAATAAACCAAACGTCATGGTTATTGGTGCAAAAGGGCGAAGTGGTTCCGGCGTACTCGGCTTAGCCAAAGCATTGCAATTAAGCACCATTGAATGGGATATGGAAGAAACCGCGGTAGGCGGGCCATTTGAGCAAGTGAATGATGCGGATGTATTAGTTAATTGTGTATTGGTTAACCAGGACTTGCCGCCTTTTGTGACGCTTTCTTCCCTTGATTCGGCAGAACGTAACCTAAGTGTTATTTGTGATGTTAGTTGTGATCCGTACGGTGATTATAACCCGATTCGAATTTATGACCATTGTACCACCTTCAATAATCCGACGATCGAAGTACTATCACCGCCAAATAGTTTACATTTAATTGCGATTGATCATTTACCTTCATTATTGCCAAAAGAAAGCAGTGAAGATTATGGCCAGCAGCTAGTGCCTTATTTAGCATCTTTACATGATTTGAGTCTGCCTGTTTGGCAAAAAGCACTCGATATCTATCATCAAAAAACGACAAACCTATAA
- a CDS encoding energy transducer TonB → MKIWTLLFCLMTTFASANDWQNIKRINPKYPIKVIKQNLEGCVTVQFFINEQGQTQFVEPIASSHQVFEGEAVKAVAQWQYQTEQPSPQAQRQKVMLEFRLSDTEQTIYATDDCRAELTNESHNINTFRQERLATPTFGNSYKEWIQNSFPYHGVLNLEESKFLANALVSIFKQFPGSVDEKKQAFISLVNGLNYFDILQQYELVSNPIKVAKKVVEPIVDAKTLSITPIYHVAKYWHIGDMTISLDESMYPLIEERKLAVEFTISKRGKVTLVDFCRPIEASLKQALTQQISEWQLTPLTVAKANIRTIMLLPSPQNSASYIDCDATWHDVEMNKIAEMERNAVYR, encoded by the coding sequence ATGAAAATATGGACATTGCTTTTTTGCCTAATGACGACATTTGCCAGTGCAAATGACTGGCAAAACATAAAAAGAATAAATCCTAAATACCCGATTAAAGTGATTAAACAAAACCTTGAAGGCTGTGTTACCGTACAGTTTTTTATCAATGAACAAGGGCAGACGCAATTTGTTGAGCCGATAGCCAGTAGTCATCAAGTGTTCGAAGGTGAAGCTGTTAAAGCAGTTGCGCAATGGCAATATCAAACTGAACAACCTTCGCCGCAAGCACAACGACAGAAAGTTATGCTGGAATTTAGGCTTAGCGACACTGAGCAAACAATATACGCTACTGATGATTGTCGTGCTGAATTAACCAATGAAAGCCATAACATCAACACATTTCGACAAGAACGTTTAGCAACACCAACCTTTGGCAATAGCTATAAGGAGTGGATACAGAATTCCTTCCCTTACCATGGCGTATTAAATCTTGAAGAGTCTAAGTTTTTAGCAAACGCCTTAGTGAGTATATTCAAACAATTTCCAGGAAGTGTCGATGAGAAAAAGCAAGCCTTCATAAGTTTGGTTAATGGTTTGAATTATTTTGATATTTTACAGCAGTATGAGTTGGTAAGTAATCCAATAAAGGTGGCTAAAAAGGTTGTTGAACCAATTGTAGATGCTAAAACATTATCTATTACGCCTATTTATCATGTCGCTAAATATTGGCATATTGGTGATATGACGATTAGTTTGGATGAGTCAATGTACCCGCTTATTGAGGAACGAAAGCTAGCGGTAGAGTTTACCATTTCTAAACGCGGTAAAGTAACGTTGGTAGATTTTTGTCGACCAATAGAAGCTTCTTTAAAGCAAGCATTGACACAACAAATTAGTGAATGGCAATTAACTCCATTAACAGTGGCAAAGGCTAATATAAGAACCATTATGCTGCTGCCATCACCACAAAATTCAGCGTCTTATATTGACTGCGATGCAACGTGGCACGACGTTGAAATGAACAAAATAGCTGAAATGGAAAGAAACGCAGTATACCGATAG